The genomic region ACCGATCCATCGGACGCGACGATCAACGACGGTGCCGGCGACGACGGTGCCGGCGACGACGGTGCCGGCGCCACACCCACGCTCACAGTCGTCCACGCCCCCGGAAGCGGCGATGACGCGATCGTCGATGCCACCCGCGAGGCCGGCCCCGGCGTCGTCGTGATCACCTCGGACCGCGGTCTGGCCGCCCGCGTCCGAGCCCTCGGCGCCGAGGTGCGCGGCGCCGGGTGGCTGCGGGACCGGCTTCGGCGCTGAAGGCGCCCGCCGCCACCCGGCCGCGCCCGGCCCCGCCCGGCGGGCGGCCCCGCCCGGCGGGCTCACTGCCCGACAGCTCCCGGCCGGGGCCCGCGCGGCATACCCCTTCCGGGGCTCTCAACGCGCGTTCGGGGCCAGGGGGGTGCTGTGGGAGAAAAAAGACCCGGCCCTCGCGTCAACACGATTCTGGCGCCTTCTGAGGGCCTCGCGTCGCCCGGGCGCATCAGGCCGCGCCGCGGCAACCACGCAACACCTGGGGTACCTGCCGGCCGATACGCCTGCGCGGCTCACCCAGGCGGTGGTCCGCCGGCGCGATGCCGGCCGCGTCGAACCCCGGCTCCCTCCTTCACGCCCGGCACCCTCCGATCCGCCAGACGGTCCCTGAGACCCGTGGCGCGGCCGGCCAGCTCAGCAGAGCCGGGCGAAGCAGAGGGGCGAAGCGGAGCCAGCCGGGCCGGCGGGCGGGCGCAGGCTCAGACGGCCACGGACACCGGTCGCCGCGGCGGCGGGCCGGCGGCCAGACGGGCGGCGTAACGCCCGGCCGTGACGCTCACGTCGAGGGGAATGCCGAAGCAGTCGGACAACCGGGATGCGGTGAGCACCTCGGCCGCCCGACCCGCCGCCCGCACCTGGCCGCCGCGCACCAGCAGGGCGTGGGTGACGCCCACCGGGATCTCCTCGACGTGATGGCTCACGAGGACGCTGACGGGCGCCGACGGGTCGGCGGCGAAACGGGTCAGCCGGCGCAGCAGTGCCTCCCGGGCCCCGAGATCAAGCCCGGAGGCGGGCTCGTCGAGCAGGAGCAGCTCCGGGTCACTCATGAGCGACCGGGCGATCAGCACGCGCTTGCGCTCGCCCTCGGAGAGCGTTCCGAAGCGCCGGTCCCGCAGCTCCCGGCAGCCGAACTGGGCCAGCAGGCCGGCAGCACGGGCGAGGTCGACGTCGTCGTACGGCTCGTCGCCGCGCCCGAGCACCGACCAGCCGGCGGTGACCACGGCATCGAGCACCCGCTCGTCCGGGGGCGGCGTCTCGACCAGCGCCGGGCTGACGACGCCGACCCGGTAGCGCAGCTCGAGAAGGTTCACCGTGCCCAGCCGATGACCGAACAGGTCGACCGCGCCCGAGGTCGGGAACAGCCGGCCCGAGGCCACCTGCAGGAGGGTCGTCTTTCCCGCGCCGTTGGGGCCGAGGACGACCCATCGTTGACCGGGAAGCACCTCCCAGGAAACATTTCGCAGAAGGTACGACCCATCCCGCACGACATTGACGTTGTCGAGCCGCAGCACCGCGTCCGGCATGCCGCTCACGTTACGCGAGCGGTGCCCGCCCGGCGGAGTCGGGACGGCCCGACCCCACCACACTCGCCCCGTGCCGCCCGCGCGGGCGAGCCGATCACGGCGCGCCCGGATCGGCGGGGACCGACTCCACCAGATCGACCTCCGCCCAGACCACCTTGCCGTCGGGGATCGGACGGAAGCCGTGCCGCACGGCGAGCCGGGAAACCAGGTCGAGCCCGCGCCCGGCCTCGTCGTCCGGCGCTGCGTGCCGGCGCCGGGGCAGCCGGCCGCCACCGTCGGCGACCTCGACGACGGCCCGGTCGCCGAGCCGCCGCAGCCGCACGGACAGCGGCGGGCGGCCGTGGCGCACGGCGTTGCTCGTCAGCTCGGACAGGACCAGGACGACGGTGTCGATGATCTCGACCGGCAGGTTGGCGTTCTCCAGCGCGAGCCGGCACTGTGCCCGCGCCGCCCGCAGCCCGGACGGCCCGTCGACGGTGACGTCGAGCAGCGTGGGCCCGGCGGTCGGTTCGTCGGGCAGGCGGGCGAGCAGCAACGCCACGGCGTCGTCGGCGGGTGCCGGCTGGTTGTCGCGGCCGAGGCCCGCGCAGGCGGCGCTCGCCAGCGCGTCGAGGTTGTCGTCGGACGCGTCGCTGGTGCGGGCCAGGACGGCCGCGAGGTCCGAGACGCCGGCGTCGACGTCCCGGCCACCCCCGCGGACCAGGCCCTCGGTGAACAGGGCGATGAGGTAGCCCCGGCCCAGACGGACGGTGTACTCGGTGGCGTCGGTGTGCCCCGACGGATCCCGGAGGACGTCGCCGAGCGGGGAGCCGACCGCCATGTAGAGCCGCGAGACGAGGCCGTCCGGGGCGACCACGAGGGGCGGCGGATGGCCGGCGCTGGCCAGGGTCAGCACGCCCGTGTCGAGCTCGGCGATCGCGTAGATGCAGGTCGCGATCTCGTGTCCGGGCATGTCCGCGACGACGCCGTCGAGCAGCGCCAGCACCTCGCCGGGTGGCAGATCGAGCCGGGCGCAGGCCCGCGCGGCGGCGCGTAGCTGCCCCATCACGGCGCTCGTGCGCAACCCCCGGCCCCGGACGCCGCCGATCACCAGGGCAGCCCGGCCCGCCCCGAGGTCGATCACGTCGAACCACTCGCCGCCGGCGTCCCCCTCGGCCCCGGCGGGCAGGTAGCGCGAGGCCACCTGCAACCCCCGGGGCACCACCGGCGCCGCGCCGCGCAGGGTCTCGTGCAGCTCGTCGGCGCCGCTGCGCGCGCTGTGCTCGCGGTCGATGCGCTCCAGGGCGACCCCGGCGCGGGCGGCGAGCTCGGTCAGGAAGGCCAGGTCGGCCTCGGTGAACGGGGCCCGGTCACCGACGGCGGTCAGGCTGAGCACGGCCGCGACCCGGCCGGCCAGCACCACGGGTAGCACGGCCGTCGTGTGGGCACCGGCCTGCCGGATCCAGCGCGCGATGTCGGACGGCGGCTCCCAGCCGTCCGCGGCGTGGCTGACGATCTCCCCGACCCCCCGGGCCGCGACCTGGCTGACCGGGTTCGACGACGAGGCGAGCGCGGCGATCCAGGCGCCGGTCGAGGGCACGGCGCCGGTCGCGGCGGAACCGGCGAGGATCAGCGGCCGGAGCTGGGGAGTCGGCGGCGCCCCACCCGTCCGCCCGGCGCCGTCCGGCCCGGCCCCGGCGACCGGTTCAGTTCCAGCGACCGGTTCAGTTCCAGCGACCGGCGCAGATCCGGCGATCTGCCCGGACCCGCCGACCTGCCCGGATCCGCCGTCCCGCTCGGTTCCGGTGACCAGCGCGCCGTCGCCCGCCGCCGGGACCGCGGTGGGCGCGAGAGCCGGACGGGCCGCGACCAGGTGGACCGCGCACAGGTCCGCGATCTCCGCCACGATGAGCTCCGCGACGGCCCGCAGGGACGACTCCGGGTCCTCGGCCGCGGTCACGATCTCCGTGGCCCGGGTCAGCAGGCGCAGCCGCTGGTCGCTGCGCTGCCGGGCCGCACGCTCCTCCGCCGCCGCGGTGAGCGCCGCCTGAGCCCCCGCCGCCTCGGTCACGAGCCGCTCGTGCGCCCTGGCCCGTTCCAGCGCCCGTGCGCCGGCTGCGGCGATGCCAGCGAGGTAGGCCCGGTCGGCGGCGGTGAAGGTCCGCGGGGCCGGAAAGGCGAAGGTCACCACCCCGAAGGCCGAACCGTCGACGGCGACCAGCGGCAGCATGGCCCACGCCTGCTCACCCGCCGCCGCGGTGGCGTCGGCGAGACCGGACACCGGCCAGCGAGCGAGCAGCTCCTCCCGGTCGGCCAGGAACAGCGGTCGCGCTCCCCGCACCACCTCGGCCACCGGATGCACCGCTCCCAGCGCCACGTCCGGCCAGCGGCCGGGCCGCTGTGCCGGGTCCCCGCCGGGACGGGTGAATCGCAGCTCCTCGCGGCCGTCGTCGACCAGCGCGACCCCGCGCCCGGCCGCCCGCGCCGCCTGACCGCCGACGTCCAGGATCGCCGCGAGGACCTCGTCGACCGTGCTGGCCCGGGCCAGCGCGACGGAGTACAGCCCGCCGGACTCGGCCCGCTGCGCGGCCGCCTCGGCCTGTTCGACGGCCGCCTCGGCCCGCTGATCGGCATCGGCCCGCGCCGCCTCGGCGGCCCGCTCCCCGGTGAGGTCGCGGACGACGCCGAGCCACTCGGTCGGCCGGCCGTCCCGCGCCGGCCCGTTGCCGGCGGCGGCCTGGCCGCCGGCGGCATCCTCCGGGGGCCCGGACACGGGCAGCACTCGGGCGGTGACGACGCGCTCGGCGACCCCCACGCCGCTCGGCGCGGAGATCCGGAACTCGGCCTCGAAGGTCTCGCCGCGTTCGACCGCCCCCCGCCACAGCCGCGCGACCCGGTCCCGGTCGTCCGGATGCACCCCGGCCAGCCAGCCGCCGCCGGCCAGGGCCCCCGGTTGCTGGCCGGTGGCGGAACGCCAGCCGGGCAGGTCGACGTCGAGCGCGCCGTCCGCCGTCGCGTGGAACACGTCCAGGCCGGCGGCGTCGGCGAGCCCGCGGTAGCGCGCCTGTGCCCGCAGCCGCTCCCGATCGGCGATCTGCAGGCCGGTGACGTCCAACGCGACGAAGGACACCCCCACCGGACCAAGCTGCGGATCGCTCACCGGGAACCAGCTCGCCAGCCAGGTCAGCGGCGTCCCGGCCGGTCCCGCGACCCCCACCTCCAGATCCACCACGGGCTCGCCGGTACGCAGCACCCGGGCCAGCAGGGCGTCGAGTTCGGCATCGCTGTCACCGAGCACCTCGGACACGGTGCGGCCCAGATGGTCCCGGGCGGACCGGCGGTCCAACCGGGTGAGCGCGTCGTTGACACGTACGAACCGGCCGGCCCGGTCGAGCAGGGCGAGTCCGACGGGTGCCCGGACGAACAGGGCGTCCACCATCGCGTACGCCGCCACCGCGGGATCCACCCCGCCACCAGCACCAGCACCGCCACCACCACTGCCACCACCGCCACCCCCGGTCGGCGCCGGTGCCGGTGGCCCGCCGCGGGCAACGCTCAGCGGCCCGCGCTCCGGGGGGGCGTCCTCGGGGACTCGCCGCGGGCCGGTCCCGTCGATGACGTCGCGCGGCGTCGCATCACCGGCCGGCGGCCGATCGACCCGCGGGACCAGTGGCCATCCCGCGGGCAGCACGGGCAGGTCCCGGCCGGCGCCGCGCTCGGGGTCCTGGCCGGGCACGCGGGTCGGCCCCGTCGAGGCCGGCCCGGTGGTGATCGGCCTCGTCGAGATCGGCCCGGTGCTGGTCGGCCCGGTGGTGATCGGCCCCGTCGAGATCGGCCCGGTGCTGGTCGGCCCGGTGGTGATCGGCCCCGTCGAGATCGGCCCGGTGCTGGTCGGCCCGGTGCTGATCGGCCTCGCGCCGTCCGGACCGCTGCCGGCGGGACCTGTCGCCCCCGATTCGGGCGGCCGCTGCGCACCCCGCTCCGGGCCGTACATCGGCACCAGCTGCGCCTGCCCGGGTGTCCCCGCCCCGGGGGTGCTCATGGCCTCGATGGGCCCCCCGGAATCGGACTGCGGCACCCCGAAGGCGCCGGATGCGGGCCAGACGGGCGGCTGCCCGGAGTACGGCGACGTCATGGGAGACGATTGTGGACGGTGTGACCATGTTGTGCCGAACCGCCCCGGACGGGGGATCGGTCGACTACAGGCAGCGCCGGGGTCCAGAAACGCCGCGGTCCGGCGTCCGCCCGGGGGACGGACGGGCCGGCCACGACCTCCGCCGACAGCACGGTGACCCGCCCGGTCGACACGATGACCGGGTCAAGAGTGAGATGAACCACCTCGGGGACGTCGTCGGCGAGCCGGCCGACGCGCAGCACGAGATCCTCCAGCGCCGCGATGTCGACGGGAGTCGAACCGAGGTAGCCCAGCAGCAGCGGCGCCGCCCGCACCGAACGGACCAGCCGGGCGGCGTCGACGTCGGTCAGCGGCAGGATGTGGTGGGCCCGGTCGCCGAGCAGCTCCGTCGCCGGGCCCGACAGGCCGAAGGAGACCAGCGGGCCGTACTGCGGATGCTCCTCGGACCCGACGACCACCGACACCCCGACCGGCGCCATCCGCTGCACGACGATCGGCACCTCCGGCCCGAGCTGGGAGCGCAGCGACGTCCAGGCCGCGCTCACCGCCGCCGCGTCGGGCAGGTCGAGGCGCTGCCCGCGCAGGTCCGGCCGGTGCCGGTACGGGCGTGAACGGGCCTTGACGGCCACCGGGTACCCGAGCCGCTGCGCCGCCTCGACGGCGCGCCGCGGCGAGGTCACGAGCTCCGCCGGCTCCACCGTGATGCCGTAGCAGTCCAGCAGCGCGGCGGAGCGTTCCTCGGGCAGCCGACCGGTCAGGCCGGCGATGAGCGCGCGGGCCTCGTCGGTCCGCACGGCCGTCGCCGGCTCGGTGCCGGTCGGGCGGGACCGCCACTGCGCGTAGCCGACGACGCGACGCAGTGCCGTCACCGCGGCCTCCGGGGACGCGTAGGCCGGGATGCCGGCGAGCTCGCTCGGCATGTCGACGCCCTGCACGGAGGCCAGGATCGGCACGGTGATGCGCTCGGCCGCCTCGACGGCGCCGGCGGCGACCGGGCCCGACGACGAGGGCGGCAGCCGGGCCAGCGTCACGACGAGTGCGTCGGCCCGGTGCGCCGCGGCGAGCAGCGCGGCCGTGATCGCCGCCGAACCGCTGCCCGCGGGCAGCAGGACCTCCTCGGCGATCAGGCCGGCGGCGTCGGCGGCGTGCGCGGTGAGCCGGACCAGTGCCCGGGAGTCACCGATCACCGCGACCCGGTTTCCCGCGGGCAGCGGCTGCGAGGTGAGCAGCAGCGCGACGTCGAACGCCTGCGAGATGCGGTCCACGCCGATCACGCCGGCCTGCCGCAGCAGGGCGTCGTCGAGCGCGGAGCGGCCGGAGTAGACGGTCACGATCGGCTTGCGCCGGCCGAGACGGCGCGCCAGCCGGGCGAACTTGCGCGGGTTGCCGAACGTCTCCAGGTGCATGATCACCGCGTCGGTCTCCGGGTCCTCCTCCCAGTACTGGAGCAGGTCGTTGCCGCTGACGTCGGCCCGGTCCCCCGCCGAGACGAACACGGACAGCCCGACCCCCCGCGCGGCGGCCGCCGCCAGGATCGCCCCGCCGAACGGGCCGGACTGCGAGTAGCAGCCGACCCGCCCGGCCGGCGGCATCTTCGGCACCATCGACGCGTTCAGGCCGCCCGCCGGGTTCTGGATGCCCATGCTGGCCGGGCCCACGACGCGCATGCCGTCGGCTCGCGCCTCGGCGGCCAGGGCGGCGTCGGCGGCGTCGTCGCGCTGGTCGGTGAGCACGACCAGGCCCCACACGCCGGCCCGCCCGCAGGCGGCCACGACCCCGGGCACCTCGGCCGGCGGCACGCACACGACGGCCAGGTCGATCGGGCGGGGCACCTGTTCGATGCCGCTGTAGGCGCGGATCGAGGCGACCGCGGTGCCGGCCGCCGCGGCGGCCGGGTTCACCGGGTAGACCGGCCCGTCGAAGCCGCCGGTGAGCAGGTGGCGCAGCACCGAGTTGCCCACCGAGCCCGCGGCCCGCCCGGCGCCGATGACGGCGATCGACCGGGGATGCAGCAGCCGGCCGATGGAGGCCGCCTCCGCGCGGTGCTCGCGGGCGCGCATCACCGTCACCGACTTCTCGGTGGGGGTGATCTCGAACGACAGCCGGACGGCGCCGGAGTCCCAGGCCCGGGCGACGGTGTAACCGGCGTCGAGGAAGACACGGATCATCTGGCGGTTCTCGCCGAGCACGTCGGCGTCGAAGCGGCGGATCCCGCGGTCCCAGGCCGCGGCGGCGAGGTGCTCCAGCAGCACCGAGCCGAGACCCCGACCCTGCTGGGCGTCCTCCACGAGGAAGGCCACCTCCGCCTCGGTCGGCCGGGCCGCGGCCCCCTCCCAGTGCGCCACCGCGACGAGATCGTCCCCGATCATCGCGACGATGGCGCCGCGCAGCCGCTGGTCCACCACGGTCATCCGGTGGATGTCGGCGTCGCTCAGCGCCCGGCGGGCGGTGAAGAAGCGGAAGTAGATCGACTGGGGGGACAGCCGGGTCCAGAACGCCCGCAGCAACGGACCGTCGGTCGGCAGGATCGGCCGGATGTGGGCCGTGCCGCCGTCGGTGAGGATGACGTCGGCCTCCCACTCCGCCGGGTACGCCAGGGGCGTCCCGTCCCCGGCCGGGGAGGGCAGCGGCGCGGCGCTCACCGGTCCACGGTCGGGTCGAGACCGTGCAGGGGCAGCACCTCGCGCCGGGTGGCGGCGACCGCACGGTCCAGCGGGTCGTCGGGGTCGCCCTCGCCGGCGTCCCAGGGCCGGTACCGCACGCTCACCCCGTCGCCGAGGGTCCGGGGCATCCCCGCGGTGGCCCCGACGGAGTCGTGGCCGGTGGCGGCCCGCACCCGCTGCGGGGCCTCGACGCGCCACTGCGCCGGCAGCGCGGTACCCGGTTCGAGGGAGTGGTGGGCGGCGACGGCCAGCAACTGCGTCCACGCCCGCGGCACCACCGCGTCCAGCGCGTACCCGCCGCCGCCGCAGGCCAGCCAGCGGCCGTCGCACAGCTCGTGGGACAGCGCGTGCAACGCCTCGTAGGAGGCCCGCTGCCCGTCGACCGACAGCTCCAGATCGGCCAGCGGATCGAGGGTGTGGGTGTCGCAGCCGTGCTGGGTCACCAGCACCTGCGGCCGGAACGACCGCAGCAGCACCGGCACGACGCCGGAGAAGGCCCGCAGCCAGCCGGCGTCGCCGGTGAACGCGGGCAGCGCGACGTTCACGGCGCTGCCCGCGGCGCCGGGCGCGCCGACCTCGTCGGGGAAGCCGGTGCCGGGGAACAGCGTCCGCCCGGTCTGGTGCAGCGAGATCGTGAGCACCCGCGGGTCGTCGTAGAACGCCGTCTGCACCCCGTCGCCGTGGTGCACGTCCACGTCGACATAGGCGATCCGGCTCACCCCGGCGGCGAGCAGCCAGGCGATCGCGATCGCGGGATCGTTGTAGATGCAGAAGCCGCTGGCCATCCCCGGCATCGCGTGGTGCAGACCGCCGGCGATCGACACGGCGTGGCGCGCCGGTCCTCCCCACACCGCCCGGGCGGCCTCGAGCGTCCCGCCGGTGATCAGGGCGGCGGCCTCGTGCATCCGCTGGAAGACGGGATTGTCGGCGGTGCCGAGGCCGAACAGGGCCGCCATCCGGGCCCGGGTGGGGTCGGGCGCGGCGCGGACCGCGTTGAGGTACAGCGGATCGTGGACGAGTTCGATCAGCTCGTCGGGGGCCAGGGTCGGGGTGGCGATCCGCAGCCCCGGGGCGTCGAGCACGCCCAGACTCTCGGCGAGGTCCATCGTCAGGCCCAGCCGGACGGGGTGCAGCGGATGCTGCGGCCCGAAGTCGTAGCCGGCCATGGCCGGATCCCACGCCAGGATGGTGGGTTCGACCGCCGACGGCAGGGTGCCGCCGGACCGCTGTGTTCCGCCCGGCACCGTCACCCCTCGACGGTAGCCCGAACGGGTCCTGTGCCGGTAGCGGTGGTGACGGTCCCGACCGGCCACCGGCGGATCGAGGTTCGCCGTAGATCCGCGCGAAATGCCCTAGGGTCAGTGCCCGTGGCAGCAGACGGACCCGTGGCAGCAGACGGAACGGCACCGCAGCGTCCGGTGCCGGCGGGCGCGGAGCACTCCGCGGCCGCCTCCTCGACCGGGGTGCGTCCCGGCACGCCGCTGTGGGAACCCTCCGCGCGGCGGGTCGAGCAGGCGGCGGTGACGAACTACCGCGGCTGGCTCGCCGCCGAGCGCGGCATTACCCTCGGCGACGAGGCGGCCCTGTGGGAATGGTCGGTCACCGAGCTCGGCCCCTTCTGGGAGTCGATCTGGGACTTCTGCGCGGTCGAGGGCGAGCGCGGCGACGGCCCGGCCCTCACCGGGACCGGGATGCCGGGCGCCGTCTGGTTCCTCGGCGCCCGGGTCAACTACGCCGAGAACGCGCTCACCCGGCGGGGTGGCGCGCCGGCGGTGATCGCCGTGCGGGAGGACGGCGCGACCGCGG from Frankia alni ACN14a harbors:
- a CDS encoding SpoIIE family protein phosphatase, whose protein sequence is MTSPYSGQPPVWPASGAFGVPQSDSGGPIEAMSTPGAGTPGQAQLVPMYGPERGAQRPPESGATGPAGSGPDGARPISTGPTSTGPISTGPITTGPTSTGPISTGPITTGPTSTGPISTRPITTGPASTGPTRVPGQDPERGAGRDLPVLPAGWPLVPRVDRPPAGDATPRDVIDGTGPRRVPEDAPPERGPLSVARGGPPAPAPTGGGGGGSGGGGAGAGGGVDPAVAAYAMVDALFVRAPVGLALLDRAGRFVRVNDALTRLDRRSARDHLGRTVSEVLGDSDAELDALLARVLRTGEPVVDLEVGVAGPAGTPLTWLASWFPVSDPQLGPVGVSFVALDVTGLQIADRERLRAQARYRGLADAAGLDVFHATADGALDVDLPGWRSATGQQPGALAGGGWLAGVHPDDRDRVARLWRGAVERGETFEAEFRISAPSGVGVAERVVTARVLPVSGPPEDAAGGQAAAGNGPARDGRPTEWLGVVRDLTGERAAEAARADADQRAEAAVEQAEAAAQRAESGGLYSVALARASTVDEVLAAILDVGGQAARAAGRGVALVDDGREELRFTRPGGDPAQRPGRWPDVALGAVHPVAEVVRGARPLFLADREELLARWPVSGLADATAAAGEQAWAMLPLVAVDGSAFGVVTFAFPAPRTFTAADRAYLAGIAAAGARALERARAHERLVTEAAGAQAALTAAAEERAARQRSDQRLRLLTRATEIVTAAEDPESSLRAVAELIVAEIADLCAVHLVAARPALAPTAVPAAGDGALVTGTERDGGSGQVGGSGQIAGSAPVAGTEPVAGTEPVAGAGPDGAGRTGGAPPTPQLRPLILAGSAATGAVPSTGAWIAALASSSNPVSQVAARGVGEIVSHAADGWEPPSDIARWIRQAGAHTTAVLPVVLAGRVAAVLSLTAVGDRAPFTEADLAFLTELAARAGVALERIDREHSARSGADELHETLRGAAPVVPRGLQVASRYLPAGAEGDAGGEWFDVIDLGAGRAALVIGGVRGRGLRTSAVMGQLRAAARACARLDLPPGEVLALLDGVVADMPGHEIATCIYAIAELDTGVLTLASAGHPPPLVVAPDGLVSRLYMAVGSPLGDVLRDPSGHTDATEYTVRLGRGYLIALFTEGLVRGGGRDVDAGVSDLAAVLARTSDASDDNLDALASAACAGLGRDNQPAPADDAVALLLARLPDEPTAGPTLLDVTVDGPSGLRAARAQCRLALENANLPVEIIDTVVLVLSELTSNAVRHGRPPLSVRLRRLGDRAVVEVADGGGRLPRRRHAAPDDEAGRGLDLVSRLAVRHGFRPIPDGKVVWAEVDLVESVPADPGAP
- a CDS encoding bifunctional acetate--CoA ligase family protein/GNAT family N-acetyltransferase, whose amino-acid sequence is MSAAPLPSPAGDGTPLAYPAEWEADVILTDGGTAHIRPILPTDGPLLRAFWTRLSPQSIYFRFFTARRALSDADIHRMTVVDQRLRGAIVAMIGDDLVAVAHWEGAAARPTEAEVAFLVEDAQQGRGLGSVLLEHLAAAAWDRGIRRFDADVLGENRQMIRVFLDAGYTVARAWDSGAVRLSFEITPTEKSVTVMRAREHRAEAASIGRLLHPRSIAVIGAGRAAGSVGNSVLRHLLTGGFDGPVYPVNPAAAAAGTAVASIRAYSGIEQVPRPIDLAVVCVPPAEVPGVVAACGRAGVWGLVVLTDQRDDAADAALAAEARADGMRVVGPASMGIQNPAGGLNASMVPKMPPAGRVGCYSQSGPFGGAILAAAAARGVGLSVFVSAGDRADVSGNDLLQYWEEDPETDAVIMHLETFGNPRKFARLARRLGRRKPIVTVYSGRSALDDALLRQAGVIGVDRISQAFDVALLLTSQPLPAGNRVAVIGDSRALVRLTAHAADAAGLIAEEVLLPAGSGSAAITAALLAAAHRADALVVTLARLPPSSSGPVAAGAVEAAERITVPILASVQGVDMPSELAGIPAYASPEAAVTALRRVVGYAQWRSRPTGTEPATAVRTDEARALIAGLTGRLPEERSAALLDCYGITVEPAELVTSPRRAVEAAQRLGYPVAVKARSRPYRHRPDLRGQRLDLPDAAAVSAAWTSLRSQLGPEVPIVVQRMAPVGVSVVVGSEEHPQYGPLVSFGLSGPATELLGDRAHHILPLTDVDAARLVRSVRAAPLLLGYLGSTPVDIAALEDLVLRVGRLADDVPEVVHLTLDPVIVSTGRVTVLSAEVVAGPSVPRADAGPRRFWTPALPVVDRSPVRGGSAQHGHTVHNRLP
- a CDS encoding acetoin utilization protein AcuC — encoded protein: MPGGTQRSGGTLPSAVEPTILAWDPAMAGYDFGPQHPLHPVRLGLTMDLAESLGVLDAPGLRIATPTLAPDELIELVHDPLYLNAVRAAPDPTRARMAALFGLGTADNPVFQRMHEAAALITGGTLEAARAVWGGPARHAVSIAGGLHHAMPGMASGFCIYNDPAIAIAWLLAAGVSRIAYVDVDVHHGDGVQTAFYDDPRVLTISLHQTGRTLFPGTGFPDEVGAPGAAGSAVNVALPAFTGDAGWLRAFSGVVPVLLRSFRPQVLVTQHGCDTHTLDPLADLELSVDGQRASYEALHALSHELCDGRWLACGGGGYALDAVVPRAWTQLLAVAAHHSLEPGTALPAQWRVEAPQRVRAATGHDSVGATAGMPRTLGDGVSVRYRPWDAGEGDPDDPLDRAVAATRREVLPLHGLDPTVDR